In Halobaculum magnesiiphilum, the following proteins share a genomic window:
- a CDS encoding MBL fold metallo-hydrolase has product MERIRLTNTVFEGLNNVYVLDGPADGGDPDELVLVDAGVALPEVREQLADGLADLGYGIADVDRVLLTHWHADHAGLAGAIQSESGATIHAHEADAPLVAGDEDSLLEERRLQGEKFREWGMPEGPRAELVDFLEGHADLGGEPCDVEPFADGEEFAVNDRTLEAVHLPGHAAGLTAFHDPAADEAFVGDAILPKYTPNVGGADVRVEAPLASYVGSLLELIDLDPGTAWPGHRDRIDDPAGRAATILRHHVERTENVVDALADLGPSTPWEVSAALFGDLHGIHVLHGPGEAYAHLDHLAEAGVAERDGTRYALVDADPDVSALFPDPGIDRVVEWAGE; this is encoded by the coding sequence ATGGAACGGATCCGTCTCACCAACACCGTCTTCGAGGGGCTGAACAACGTGTACGTGCTCGACGGCCCCGCCGACGGCGGTGACCCGGACGAACTCGTCCTCGTCGACGCCGGCGTCGCCCTCCCCGAGGTTCGCGAGCAGTTGGCCGACGGCCTTGCCGACCTCGGGTACGGGATCGCGGACGTTGACCGCGTCCTGCTCACGCACTGGCACGCCGACCACGCCGGCCTCGCGGGCGCGATCCAGTCGGAGTCGGGCGCGACGATCCACGCCCACGAGGCTGACGCGCCGCTCGTCGCCGGCGACGAGGACAGCCTCCTGGAGGAACGACGGCTCCAGGGCGAGAAGTTCCGCGAGTGGGGGATGCCGGAGGGGCCCCGCGCCGAGCTCGTCGACTTCCTCGAGGGCCACGCCGACCTCGGGGGCGAGCCGTGCGACGTGGAGCCGTTCGCCGACGGCGAGGAGTTCGCCGTGAACGACCGCACCCTCGAAGCCGTTCACCTTCCCGGACACGCAGCCGGGCTCACGGCGTTTCACGACCCCGCGGCCGACGAGGCGTTCGTCGGCGACGCCATCCTCCCGAAGTACACCCCGAACGTCGGCGGCGCGGACGTTCGCGTCGAGGCCCCCCTCGCGAGCTACGTCGGGAGCCTGCTGGAGTTGATCGACCTCGATCCAGGGACGGCGTGGCCGGGTCACCGCGACCGCATCGACGACCCCGCGGGGCGGGCGGCGACGATCCTCCGGCACCACGTCGAGCGCACCGAGAACGTCGTCGACGCGCTCGCCGACCTCGGCCCGTCGACGCCGTGGGAGGTGAGTGCCGCGCTGTTCGGCGACCTCCACGGGATCCACGTCCTTCACGGCCCGGGCGAGGCGTACGCCCACCTCGACCACCTCGCCGAGGCCGGCGTGGCCGAGCGCGACGGAACGCGCTACGCCCTCGTCGACGCCGACCCGGACGTGTCGGCGCTGTTCCCCGATCCGGGGATCGACCGCGTGGTCGAGTGGGCCGGGGAGTGA
- a CDS encoding DNA-directed RNA polymerase subunit L — protein sequence MELRVIDKTDEELRIEIAGEDHTFMNVLKGQLLRADGVAAATYDMNPEQSGGQTEPILSIKTEDGLDPLDALEQAATGVSDNLETLYDRIEAAFDDAPAAEA from the coding sequence ATGGAACTTCGCGTCATCGACAAGACGGACGAGGAACTCCGCATCGAGATCGCGGGCGAGGACCACACGTTCATGAACGTCCTCAAGGGGCAGCTCCTCAGGGCCGACGGCGTCGCCGCGGCGACGTACGACATGAACCCCGAGCAGTCCGGCGGTCAGACCGAGCCGATCCTCTCGATCAAGACCGAGGACGGGCTGGACCCGCTGGACGCCCTCGAACAGGCCGCCACGGGCGTCTCGGACAACCTCGAAACGCTGTACGACCGGATCGAGGCCGCCTTCGACGACGCCCCGGCCGCCGAGGCCTGA
- the hisF gene encoding imidazole glycerol phosphate synthase subunit HisF, which yields MTLTKRIIPCIDVDLDDDGNAAVYTGVNFENLEYSGDPVEMAKKYNEVGADEFVFLDITASAEGRETMLDTVSAVADECFIPLTVGGGIRTKADIKETLRAGADKVSINSGAIENPELIAEGADAFGSQCIVISVDARRRFDDEGDHYVEIEREDGETEECWFECTVKGGREGTGMDVVTWATEAEERGAGELFVNSIDADGTKDGYDIPLTKAVCDAVSTPVIASSGCGGPEDMEEVFVEAGADAGLAASIFHFDEYGIDEVKRYLDEHGVPVRL from the coding sequence ATGACCCTCACGAAGCGGATCATCCCGTGTATCGACGTCGATCTCGACGACGACGGGAACGCCGCCGTCTACACCGGCGTCAACTTCGAGAACCTGGAGTACTCCGGCGACCCCGTCGAGATGGCGAAGAAGTACAACGAGGTCGGCGCCGACGAGTTCGTCTTCCTCGACATCACCGCGAGCGCGGAGGGGCGCGAGACGATGCTCGATACCGTGTCGGCGGTCGCCGACGAGTGTTTCATCCCGCTGACCGTCGGCGGCGGCATCCGAACGAAAGCCGACATCAAGGAGACGCTGCGGGCGGGGGCGGACAAGGTGTCCATCAACTCCGGCGCCATCGAGAACCCCGAACTGATCGCCGAGGGCGCCGACGCGTTCGGCAGCCAGTGCATCGTCATCTCTGTCGACGCCCGGCGGCGGTTCGACGACGAGGGCGACCACTACGTCGAGATCGAACGCGAGGACGGCGAGACCGAGGAGTGCTGGTTCGAGTGCACCGTCAAGGGCGGGCGGGAGGGAACCGGGATGGACGTGGTCACCTGGGCGACGGAGGCCGAGGAGCGCGGCGCCGGGGAGCTGTTCGTCAACTCAATCGACGCCGACGGCACGAAGGACGGTTACGACATCCCGCTCACGAAGGCGGTGTGTGACGCCGTGTCGACGCCGGTGATCGCCTCCTCCGGCTGTGGCGGCCCCGAGGACATGGAGGAGGTGTTCGTCGAGGCCGGCGCCGACGCGGGGCTCGCGGCGAGCATCTTCCACTTCGACGAGTACGGCATCGACGAGGTGAAGCGCTACCTCGACGAGCACGGCGTCCCCGTCCGGCTCTGA
- a CDS encoding DUF7550 family protein: MADHHEHDHFKEFDYERVTSPMQEITSGQAATGAIVALVGILVTFVVPLLLV, from the coding sequence ATGGCCGACCACCACGAGCACGACCACTTCAAGGAGTTCGACTACGAACGCGTCACCTCGCCGATGCAGGAGATCACGAGCGGACAGGCGGCCACCGGCGCGATCGTCGCGCTCGTCGGCATCCTCGTCACCTTCGTGGTGCCGCTGTTGCTGGTCTAA
- the purL gene encoding phosphoribosylformylglycinamidine synthase subunit PurL has protein sequence MPLADADRELVEAELGREPTRAEAALFENLWSEHCAYRSSRPLLGAFESESEDVVIGPGDDAAVVALDEDTYATLGIESHNHPSYVDPFDGAATGVGGIVRDTMSMGAYPIALADSLYFGDFDREHSRYLFEGVVEGISHYGNCIGVPTVAGSVAFNDGYEGNPLVNVACVGLTTPDRLVTATAETPGNALVLVGNATGRDGLGGASFASEDLAEDAETEDRPAVQVGDPYAEKRLIECNEALVDEGLLVAARDLGAAGLGGASSELVAKGGLGADIALDRVHQREPNMNAMEILLAESQERMVYEVRPEDTDRVAELAERFDLGCSVIGEVTDGNYVCTFEGETVVDAPAEYLADGAPMNDLDREGPSRPERDLPVLVADEEPDPDALGEAFDAVVGHPNTASKRWVYRQYDHEVGVRTSVLPGDDAAVMAIREAETDGGDPVGLALSSGSEPRWTEAAPYEGARAVALENATNLAAKGATPLAAVDCLNGGNPEKPDVYGGFAAAVDGLAEMCADLSMPVVGGNVSLYNDSVAGPIPPTPTLAVIGTKAGFDAPPAAFAGEGSVLAVGAAGGALGGSEYLAQAGGSDRFPALPENAPAVVETLAAVADGDDTLAVHDVSHGGLAVALAEMVTDDAGAEVALDDALALFDESPGRAVIETADPDAVRAAFDGVAPVEEIGEATADGTLSLSVGDSELTRDAGSIRDLRSVIERELD, from the coding sequence ATGCCCCTCGCCGACGCGGACCGCGAACTGGTGGAGGCGGAACTCGGACGGGAGCCCACCCGAGCCGAGGCCGCGCTGTTCGAGAACCTCTGGAGCGAGCACTGCGCGTACCGCTCGTCGCGCCCGCTGTTGGGCGCCTTCGAGAGCGAGTCCGAGGACGTCGTGATCGGCCCCGGCGACGACGCCGCGGTCGTCGCGCTCGACGAGGACACGTACGCCACGCTCGGCATCGAGAGCCACAACCACCCCTCGTACGTCGACCCCTTCGACGGGGCCGCCACGGGCGTCGGCGGCATCGTCCGCGACACGATGTCGATGGGCGCGTACCCGATCGCGCTGGCAGACTCGCTGTACTTCGGCGACTTCGACCGCGAGCACTCGCGGTACCTGTTCGAGGGCGTCGTCGAGGGGATCAGCCACTACGGCAACTGCATCGGCGTCCCCACGGTCGCCGGCTCCGTCGCGTTCAACGACGGGTACGAGGGGAACCCGCTCGTCAACGTCGCCTGCGTCGGGCTGACGACGCCGGATCGGCTCGTCACGGCGACGGCCGAGACGCCCGGCAACGCGCTTGTGCTCGTGGGCAACGCTACCGGCCGCGACGGCCTCGGTGGCGCCTCCTTCGCCTCGGAGGACCTCGCGGAGGATGCCGAGACGGAGGACCGCCCCGCCGTTCAGGTCGGTGACCCGTACGCCGAGAAGCGACTCATCGAGTGCAACGAGGCGCTCGTCGACGAGGGACTGCTCGTCGCCGCGCGCGACCTGGGAGCGGCCGGGCTCGGGGGCGCGTCCTCCGAGCTGGTCGCCAAGGGCGGCCTCGGCGCCGATATCGCCCTCGACCGCGTCCACCAGCGCGAGCCGAACATGAACGCCATGGAGATCCTGCTGGCCGAGAGCCAGGAGCGCATGGTGTACGAGGTCCGGCCCGAGGACACCGACCGCGTCGCCGAGCTGGCCGAGCGGTTCGACCTGGGCTGTTCGGTCATCGGCGAGGTGACCGACGGCAACTACGTGTGCACCTTCGAGGGCGAGACGGTCGTCGACGCGCCCGCCGAGTACCTCGCCGACGGCGCGCCGATGAACGACCTCGACCGCGAGGGGCCGAGCCGGCCCGAGCGCGACCTCCCCGTACTTGTCGCGGACGAGGAGCCCGATCCGGACGCGCTCGGCGAGGCGTTCGACGCCGTCGTCGGCCACCCGAACACCGCGAGCAAGCGCTGGGTGTACCGCCAGTACGACCACGAGGTCGGCGTCCGGACCTCGGTGCTCCCCGGCGACGACGCCGCGGTGATGGCTATCCGCGAGGCCGAAACCGACGGCGGCGACCCGGTCGGGCTGGCGCTGTCCTCCGGCTCCGAGCCGCGGTGGACGGAGGCGGCGCCGTACGAGGGCGCCCGCGCAGTCGCGCTGGAGAACGCGACGAACCTCGCGGCGAAGGGCGCGACCCCCCTCGCGGCGGTCGACTGCCTCAACGGCGGCAACCCGGAGAAGCCGGACGTGTACGGCGGCTTCGCGGCCGCCGTCGACGGCCTCGCCGAGATGTGCGCGGACCTCTCGATGCCTGTCGTCGGCGGCAACGTCTCGCTGTACAACGACTCGGTCGCCGGCCCCATCCCGCCGACGCCGACGCTGGCGGTCATCGGGACGAAGGCGGGCTTCGACGCGCCCCCGGCGGCGTTCGCCGGCGAGGGGAGCGTGCTCGCGGTCGGCGCCGCCGGCGGCGCGCTGGGCGGCTCGGAGTATCTCGCGCAGGCGGGCGGGAGCGACCGCTTCCCCGCCCTTCCGGAGAACGCGCCGGCGGTCGTGGAGACGCTCGCGGCGGTCGCCGACGGCGACGACACCCTCGCGGTGCACGACGTGAGTCACGGGGGACTCGCGGTCGCGCTCGCGGAGATGGTGACCGACGACGCCGGCGCCGAAGTCGCGCTCGACGACGCGCTCGCGCTGTTCGACGAGAGCCCCGGTCGCGCGGTGATCGAGACGGCCGACCCGGACGCGGTCCGGGCAGCATTCGACGGCGTCGCGCCGGTCGAGGAGATCGGCGAGGCGACCGCGGACGGGACGCTCTCGCTTTCGGTCGGCGACTCGGAACTGACGCGCGACGCCGGGTCGATCCGCGACCTCCGGTCGGTCATCGAGCGCGAACTGGACTGA
- a CDS encoding PHP domain-containing protein — protein MLSVELHSHSALSHDGRDPVDMLLEQAAAVGLDALAVTDHDELDASLEAADMADDYGLVGIPGMEITSAAGHVLAFGIEELIPAGLDYDETLDRIHDQGGLAVVPHPFQKSRHGVAPHITDDQLATADAIEVYNSRLLTGRSNRQAETFAVNRGLPMTAGSDAHIAEMVGQAVTEVGADERSVDAILEAIRDGRTSVVGKRTPWYISFRQAAGGAKRRIGRRVADFL, from the coding sequence GTGCTATCGGTCGAGCTGCACAGTCACTCCGCGCTCTCACACGACGGCCGCGACCCGGTCGACATGCTCCTCGAACAGGCGGCCGCGGTCGGGCTCGACGCGCTGGCGGTTACCGACCACGACGAACTCGATGCGAGCCTGGAGGCCGCCGATATGGCGGACGACTACGGGCTCGTCGGTATCCCGGGCATGGAGATCACCAGCGCCGCCGGTCACGTGCTCGCGTTCGGTATCGAGGAGCTGATCCCCGCCGGCCTCGACTACGACGAGACGCTCGACCGGATCCACGACCAGGGCGGCCTCGCGGTCGTCCCGCACCCGTTCCAGAAGTCCCGCCACGGCGTCGCCCCCCACATCACCGACGACCAGTTGGCGACCGCCGACGCGATCGAGGTGTACAACTCCCGGCTCCTCACGGGCCGTTCGAACCGACAGGCGGAGACGTTCGCGGTGAACCGCGGGCTCCCGATGACCGCCGGAAGCGACGCGCACATCGCCGAGATGGTGGGGCAGGCCGTCACCGAGGTGGGCGCCGACGAGCGCTCGGTCGACGCGATCCTCGAGGCGATCCGTGACGGCCGCACGAGCGTGGTCGGCAAGCGGACGCCGTGGTACATCTCCTTCCGGCAGGCCGCCGGCGGCGCCAAGCGCCGGATCGGCCGCCGCGTCGCCGACTTCCTGTGA
- a CDS encoding asparagine synthase C-terminal domain-containing protein gives MTDFDGDGDAADPAVVRAALADGDPLPGTDGFAGVVDGTLVRDVLGRRPLFVDADDPDRWSRSPDGLERPRSLPAGHALDGDGERRVWALPDPDPPGDEAALGAVADAVDTSVHAVDPDGLAVAFSGGVDSAVVAAGVPGAPLYVAGFEGAHDVAAARDAAEAMDRDLREVSLSHADLERAVPEIVAATGRRNPMDVAIALPLYLVAERAAADGYDRLAVGQGADELFGGYAKLVDPADDPRVDADTVRGARRETVATLPDQLERDVLALRAAGVEPVAPLLHDRVVAAALALPGHLLVADGERKVALRAAAEGLVPERVRSAEKKAVQYGTYVSRELDRLARQAGFKRRMDDHVGRYVADLCGEEYPPDGDA, from the coding sequence GTGACGGACTTCGACGGCGACGGAGACGCCGCGGACCCCGCGGTCGTCCGCGCCGCGCTCGCGGACGGCGACCCGCTGCCCGGAACCGACGGGTTCGCGGGCGTCGTCGACGGGACGCTCGTTCGCGACGTGCTCGGTCGTCGGCCGCTGTTCGTGGACGCCGACGACCCGGACCGCTGGAGTCGCAGCCCCGACGGTCTCGAACGCCCGCGATCGCTTCCGGCGGGACACGCGCTCGACGGCGACGGCGAGCGACGCGTCTGGGCGCTTCCCGACCCCGATCCGCCGGGCGACGAAGCCGCGCTCGGCGCGGTCGCCGACGCAGTCGACACGAGCGTTCACGCGGTCGACCCCGACGGCCTCGCGGTGGCGTTCTCCGGCGGCGTCGACTCGGCGGTCGTCGCCGCCGGCGTCCCCGGGGCGCCGCTGTACGTCGCCGGCTTCGAGGGCGCCCACGACGTGGCGGCCGCTCGCGACGCCGCCGAAGCGATGGACCGCGACCTGCGGGAGGTCAGCCTCTCGCACGCGGATCTCGAACGCGCCGTCCCCGAGATCGTCGCCGCGACCGGACGGCGCAACCCGATGGACGTGGCGATCGCGCTCCCGCTGTATCTCGTCGCGGAACGTGCGGCCGCCGACGGCTACGACCGCCTCGCCGTCGGTCAGGGTGCCGACGAGCTGTTCGGGGGCTACGCGAAGCTGGTCGACCCGGCCGATGACCCCCGAGTCGACGCCGACACCGTCCGGGGTGCCCGCCGAGAGACGGTCGCGACGCTCCCCGACCAACTGGAGCGCGACGTGCTGGCGCTGCGGGCCGCCGGCGTCGAGCCCGTCGCGCCGCTGCTGCACGACCGCGTCGTCGCCGCGGCGCTGGCGCTGCCCGGACACCTGCTCGTCGCCGACGGCGAGCGGAAGGTGGCGCTGCGCGCCGCCGCCGAGGGACTCGTCCCCGAGCGCGTCCGCTCGGCGGAGAAGAAGGCCGTCCAGTACGGCACCTACGTCTCGCGAGAACTCGACCGCCTCGCCCGACAGGCGGGGTTCAAACGGCGGATGGACGACCACGTCGGTCGCTACGTCGCCGACCTATGCGGCGAGGAGTACCCGCCGGATGGCGACGCGTAG
- a CDS encoding NUDIX hydrolase translates to METTRHFTATVYLVHDGATALHEHPKLGIRIPPGGHVDRDELPHEAGLREAREETGLDPTLVDDTPDIEAPAGETLPAPRHTMLYDIDVHDDGTVGHQHIDSIYFAAVDGRRIDPNGDDEVGADAWAWYTPEDLRGSDIDSDTTRIGIEAIETVAAASEE, encoded by the coding sequence ATGGAAACCACGCGCCACTTCACCGCGACCGTCTATCTCGTCCACGACGGCGCGACCGCGCTGCACGAACACCCGAAACTCGGGATCCGCATCCCCCCTGGAGGCCACGTCGACCGCGACGAACTCCCCCACGAGGCGGGGCTGCGCGAGGCACGCGAGGAGACCGGCCTCGATCCGACGCTCGTCGACGACACGCCCGATATCGAGGCACCCGCCGGCGAGACCCTCCCGGCCCCCCGGCACACGATGCTGTACGACATCGACGTCCACGACGACGGAACCGTCGGTCACCAGCACATCGACTCGATCTACTTCGCCGCCGTCGACGGCCGCCGGATCGATCCGAACGGCGACGACGAGGTCGGCGCCGACGCCTGGGCGTGGTACACCCCCGAGGACCTCCGCGGGAGCGACATCGATAGCGACACCACGCGGATCGGCATCGAGGCCATCGAGACCGTCGCCGCCGCGAGCGAGGAGTAA
- a CDS encoding transcription initiation factor IIB, protein MSENVRSYTDDRSSTATIDEDESASESEGEQLECPECGGDLVNDTERGETVCRDCGLVVEEDEIDHGPEWRAFDSKEKDEKSRVGAPTTNMMHDKGLSTNIGWQDKDAYGNQLSGRQREKMQRLRTWNERFRTRDSKERNLKQALGEIDRMASALGLPDNVRETASVIYRRALDEDLLPGRSIEGVATASLYAAARQAGTPRSLDEITNVSRVEKDEIARTYRYVVRELKLEIQPADPESYVPRFASDLDLSDESERRARQLLQTAKQEGVHSGKSPVGLAAAAVYAASLLTNEKVTQSEVSEVANISEVTIRNRYHELLEAEEEVQLG, encoded by the coding sequence ATGAGTGAGAACGTCCGAAGTTACACGGACGACCGATCGAGTACGGCCACCATCGACGAGGACGAGTCGGCGTCCGAGTCGGAGGGAGAACAGCTCGAGTGTCCCGAGTGCGGCGGCGACCTCGTGAACGACACCGAGCGCGGCGAGACGGTGTGTCGCGACTGCGGCCTCGTCGTCGAGGAGGACGAGATCGACCACGGGCCGGAGTGGCGCGCGTTCGACTCCAAGGAGAAGGACGAGAAGTCCCGCGTCGGCGCCCCGACGACCAACATGATGCACGACAAGGGGCTGTCGACCAACATCGGCTGGCAGGACAAGGACGCCTACGGCAACCAGCTGTCGGGCCGCCAGCGCGAGAAGATGCAGCGCCTGCGTACCTGGAACGAGCGCTTCCGCACGCGCGACTCCAAGGAGCGCAACCTCAAGCAGGCGCTCGGCGAGATCGACCGCATGGCGAGCGCCCTCGGACTCCCGGACAACGTTCGCGAGACCGCCTCCGTCATCTATCGTCGCGCGCTCGACGAGGATCTCCTCCCGGGCCGCTCCATCGAGGGTGTCGCCACCGCGAGCCTGTATGCGGCTGCTCGACAGGCCGGGACACCTCGAAGCCTCGACGAGATCACGAACGTCTCGCGCGTCGAGAAGGACGAGATCGCCCGGACGTACCGCTACGTCGTCCGCGAACTGAAGCTGGAGATCCAGCCGGCCGACCCCGAGAGCTATGTCCCGCGGTTCGCCTCCGACCTGGACCTGTCCGACGAGTCCGAGCGTCGCGCCAGACAGCTCCTTCAGACGGCAAAACAGGAGGGCGTCCACTCGGGCAAGTCGCCGGTGGGACTCGCCGCCGCGGCCGTCTACGCCGCGTCGCTGCTCACCAACGAGAAGGTGACCCAAAGCGAGGTGAGCGAGGTGGCGAACATCTCGGAGGTCACCATCCGGAACCGCTACCACGAGCTGCTGGAAGCCGAGGAAGAAGTCCAGCTCGGCTGA
- the gatC gene encoding Asp-tRNA(Asn)/Glu-tRNA(Gln) amidotransferase subunit GatC, whose protein sequence is MTATDEGDASAADADAVDPDEVRHVADLARVDLDDEEAAAFAEQFADVLDYFAALDEVPEVADDPDLVNVMRADEVREGLSQEEALANAPDSEAGFFKGPKVS, encoded by the coding sequence ATGACAGCGACGGACGAGGGCGACGCGTCGGCCGCCGACGCGGACGCCGTCGATCCCGACGAGGTCCGCCACGTCGCCGATCTCGCCCGGGTCGACCTCGACGACGAGGAGGCAGCGGCGTTCGCCGAGCAGTTCGCGGACGTGCTCGACTACTTCGCGGCGCTCGACGAGGTGCCCGAGGTCGCGGACGACCCCGACCTGGTGAACGTGATGCGCGCCGACGAGGTGCGCGAGGGCCTCTCCCAGGAGGAGGCGCTGGCGAACGCGCCCGACTCGGAGGCGGGCTTCTTCAAGGGGCCGAAGGTCTCATGA
- the gatA gene encoding Asp-tRNA(Asn)/Glu-tRNA(Gln) amidotransferase subunit GatA, whose translation MSADDAPDGDAAGDLNAFLTRETVEGDADGPLAGRTVAVKDNISTEGIPTTCGSAMLADYVPPYDATVVERLRDAGATIVGKTNMDEFGMGGTTETSAFGPTKNPVDPERVPGGSSGGSAAAVAAGEADLALGSDTGGSVRNPAAFCGVVGIKPTYGLVSRYGLVAYANSLEQIGPFARTVEDAAALLDAIAGPDEHDATTRYDAAEGGAADAPGVPDDTHPADATEYAAAADGDVDGMTVGVPTELVEGADDEVVAVFEDALADLEAKGVETVEVSLPSVEHAVQAYYVIAMSEASSNLARFDGVRYGVDGGEGNWNESFARSREEGFGDEVKRRILLGTYALSAGYHDKYYKKAQDARAWVKRDFDEALSEADVLATPTMPVLPPKRGESLDDPLSLYLMDANTVPVNLANLPAISVPAGEADDLPVGMQFVGPAFGEEAVIRAGSAVEE comes from the coding sequence ATGAGCGCCGACGACGCCCCCGACGGCGACGCGGCGGGCGACCTGAACGCGTTCCTCACCCGCGAGACCGTCGAGGGCGACGCCGACGGGCCGCTCGCGGGCAGGACGGTCGCGGTGAAGGACAACATCTCCACCGAGGGGATCCCCACGACCTGCGGCTCGGCGATGCTCGCTGACTACGTGCCGCCGTACGACGCCACGGTCGTCGAGCGCCTCCGCGACGCCGGCGCGACCATCGTCGGCAAAACGAACATGGACGAATTCGGGATGGGCGGCACCACCGAGACCTCGGCGTTCGGACCGACGAAGAACCCCGTCGACCCCGAGCGCGTCCCCGGCGGCTCCTCGGGCGGCTCGGCGGCGGCCGTCGCCGCCGGCGAGGCGGATCTGGCGCTCGGCTCCGACACGGGCGGCTCCGTTCGCAACCCCGCCGCGTTCTGCGGCGTCGTCGGGATCAAGCCGACGTACGGGCTCGTCTCGCGGTACGGCCTCGTCGCGTACGCCAACTCGCTGGAGCAGATCGGTCCGTTCGCTCGCACCGTCGAGGACGCGGCCGCGCTCCTGGACGCGATCGCTGGCCCCGACGAACACGACGCGACGACGCGCTACGACGCCGCCGAGGGCGGCGCGGCCGACGCGCCCGGCGTTCCGGACGACACCCACCCCGCGGACGCGACCGAGTACGCCGCCGCCGCCGACGGCGACGTGGACGGCATGACCGTCGGCGTCCCGACCGAGCTGGTCGAGGGCGCCGACGACGAGGTCGTCGCGGTGTTCGAGGACGCGCTCGCGGACCTGGAAGCGAAGGGCGTCGAGACCGTCGAGGTGTCGCTCCCCTCCGTCGAGCACGCGGTGCAGGCGTACTACGTCATCGCGATGTCGGAGGCGTCCTCGAACCTCGCGCGCTTCGACGGCGTCCGCTACGGCGTCGACGGCGGCGAGGGCAACTGGAACGAGTCGTTCGCCCGGTCGCGCGAGGAGGGCTTCGGCGACGAGGTGAAACGGCGGATCCTGCTCGGGACGTACGCGCTCTCGGCTGGCTACCACGACAAGTACTACAAGAAGGCCCAGGACGCCCGGGCATGGGTGAAGCGCGACTTCGACGAAGCGCTCTCGGAGGCCGACGTGCTGGCGACGCCGACGATGCCCGTTCTCCCCCCGAAGCGCGGCGAGAGCCTCGACGACCCGCTCTCGCTGTACCTCATGGACGCCAACACCGTGCCGGTGAACCTCGCGAACCTCCCGGCCATCTCGGTGCCGGCGGGCGAGGCCGACGACCTCCCCGTCGGGATGCAGTTCGTCGGCCCCGCCTTCGGCGAGGAAGCGGTCATCCGCGCCGGCAGCGCCGTCGAGGAGTAG